From Nicotiana tabacum cultivar K326 chromosome 22, ASM71507v2, whole genome shotgun sequence, one genomic window encodes:
- the LOC107765930 gene encoding uncharacterized protein LOC107765930, which translates to MAIEDASDSGSSIPAPVVIDHNHPLYLYPSDAPRSLLVSIQLIGMENYTLWDRAMRVALLGRNKLAFIDGTITRDTFRPALGHQWDRCSAIVVSWLTENVSKESLSGILFRSNALLVWKELQERFNKVNGSRLYSLHKEIFTLTQGTLSVSVYYSRLKALWDEYDSKMPPPSCDCKKSKDFAVHLQYQRLLQLLIGLNEGYS; encoded by the coding sequence ATGGCGATTGAGGATGCATCTGATTCAGGAAGCTCTATTCCAGCTCCGGTGGTGATTGATCATAATCACCCCTTGTATCTCTATCCTTCTGATGCCCCTAGGTCCTTATTAGTTAGTATTCAGCTCATAGGGATGGAAAATTACACTTTGTGGGATCGAGCAATGAGAGTTGCACTCCTAGGAAGAAATAAGCTAGCTTTTATTGATGGTACAATCACTAGGGATACTTTTAGACCAGCTTTAGGACATCAGTGGGATCGATGTAGTGCAATAGTAGTCTCGTGGCTTACTGAAAATGTGAGCAAAGAATCGCTAAGTGGAATTTTGTTTCGCTCTAATGCACTCTTGGTTTGGAAGGAATTACAGGAGAGGTTCAATAAAGTTAATGGATCACGTTTGTATTCTCTTCACAAGGAGATCTTTACTTTGACACAAGGAACATTATCTGTGTCAGTGTATTATTCGAGGTTAAAGGCTTTATGGGATGAGTATGATTCGAAGATGCCACCTCCTTCATGTGACTGCAAGAAATCAAAGGATTTTGCAGTGCATTTGCAGTATCAACGCCTATTACAGCTTTTAATAGGACTAAATGAAGGTTATAGTTAG